In Bacteroidia bacterium, a genomic segment contains:
- a CDS encoding amidohydrolase family protein, with the protein MGFEEYTPISTLVVPQHPVTRAKYPFIDVHNHQWQMPTMDLNELTDEMDKLNMAVMVNLSGRGWRSPDNLPKSLENVKKNKPNRFIIFTNISFDGFDDPNWTTATVRQLENDVKLGANGLKIFKDLGLTAKDSKGNRIHVDDPRLDPVWAKCGELGIPVLIHTGEPAAFWKPRDKYNERWLELKQVPNRYRDPKVYPSWEEVMEEQHHIFRKHPETKFINAHMGWLANDLDQLGKLMDELPNMYTEIGAILAELGRQPRAARAFFIKYQDRIMFGKDSWHPEEYYVYFRVLETADEYFDYYRKRHAFWKMYGMDLPDDVLKKIYYKNALKVVPNIDASQFPE; encoded by the coding sequence ATGGGGTTTGAAGAATATACCCCGATCTCCACGCTTGTAGTACCCCAGCACCCGGTCACCCGTGCAAAGTATCCATTCATCGATGTGCACAACCATCAATGGCAGATGCCGACTATGGATCTCAATGAGTTGACTGATGAAATGGATAAACTCAATATGGCCGTCATGGTAAACCTCAGCGGCCGTGGATGGAGGAGTCCCGACAATCTTCCCAAATCTTTGGAAAACGTAAAAAAGAATAAACCCAACCGGTTTATCATCTTCACCAATATCAGTTTCGATGGTTTTGACGACCCCAACTGGACAACAGCTACGGTCAGGCAACTTGAAAACGACGTAAAACTGGGTGCCAATGGACTAAAAATTTTTAAAGACCTGGGGCTCACTGCAAAAGACAGTAAAGGCAACCGTATCCACGTGGATGACCCGCGCCTGGACCCTGTCTGGGCCAAATGCGGCGAGCTTGGCATACCTGTTTTAATCCATACCGGCGAACCTGCGGCCTTCTGGAAGCCGAGAGACAAATACAATGAAAGATGGCTGGAGCTAAAGCAGGTGCCCAACCGATACCGCGACCCGAAGGTTTATCCATCGTGGGAAGAGGTCATGGAAGAACAGCACCATATTTTCAGAAAACACCCGGAAACAAAATTTATCAACGCACATATGGGCTGGCTTGCCAATGACCTGGACCAGTTGGGCAAACTGATGGACGAACTTCCCAATATGTACACAGAGATCGGCGCTATTCTCGCAGAACTGGGACGGCAGCCACGCGCAGCACGGGCATTTTTTATCAAATATCAGGATCGGATCATGTTTGGCAAAGATTCATGGCATCCGGAAGAATATTATGTGTATTTCCGCGTACTGGAAACAGCGGATGAGTATTTTGATTATTACCGGAAACGCCATGCCTTCTGGAAAATGTATGGAATGGATTTGCCGGATGATGTGCTGAAAAAAATCTATTACAAAAATGCACTAAAAGTAGTGCCCAATATTGACGCTTCACAGTTTCCCGAATAG
- a CDS encoding IS110 family transposase gives MTKSWIRYGVGFDLSKATFSACIKGLTEAEQEKIIATRSFQNTKAGFEAAQAWLASKCKDTDIPCRLLLEVTGVYHENLLHFFHGQGYYVSLELAKRVKSYLKSLGHDSKTDKEDAKGLASMALHRKLTQWQPVSEQLHEIRQLVRFRNTLVESRVAWENQLHAYKHAHYSIKEIVRSLKRKIAQTHKEIRTVEAQIRALIRADSQLCKRFEQILHSLPGVGWISLATVIAETDGFSAIQSAKQLTKYAGYDVIERQSGTLSGKTRISKQGNARLRTAMYMPALAHLRKKEGPLFALYQRLLLRNGGLTKKALVAVQRKLLCLIYALWKSDRPYDPKYQPKHTPKQQLAPKTEVVQTQGPDYTR, from the coding sequence ATGACAAAGTCCTGGATTCGTTACGGTGTGGGTTTCGACCTGTCCAAAGCCACCTTTTCTGCTTGTATCAAAGGATTGACCGAAGCCGAGCAGGAGAAGATCATCGCTACACGTAGCTTTCAAAATACGAAGGCGGGTTTTGAGGCTGCGCAAGCATGGCTAGCCAGCAAATGCAAGGATACCGATATTCCATGTAGGCTATTGCTGGAGGTAACAGGGGTCTATCACGAGAACCTCTTGCATTTCTTCCATGGCCAGGGGTATTATGTCAGTCTGGAGCTGGCCAAACGGGTGAAGAGTTATCTCAAAAGCCTGGGGCATGATTCCAAAACCGACAAGGAAGATGCCAAAGGGCTGGCCTCGATGGCGCTGCATCGTAAGTTGACACAGTGGCAACCCGTCAGTGAGCAGTTGCATGAGATTCGGCAGTTGGTTCGGTTTCGTAATACCCTGGTAGAGAGTCGGGTAGCATGGGAAAATCAACTACACGCCTATAAACATGCCCACTATTCCATCAAGGAAATCGTGCGTTCCCTCAAACGGAAAATCGCCCAAACCCACAAAGAAATCCGGACCGTTGAAGCCCAAATCAGGGCCCTCATACGTGCCGATTCCCAGCTTTGTAAACGGTTTGAGCAGATTCTCCATTCGCTCCCCGGTGTGGGGTGGATCAGTCTGGCCACCGTCATTGCAGAGACCGATGGGTTTAGTGCCATTCAGTCCGCCAAGCAACTGACTAAGTATGCCGGATATGATGTCATTGAACGCCAAAGCGGTACCCTCTCGGGGAAGACCCGCATTTCCAAACAAGGCAATGCCCGCCTGCGAACGGCCATGTATATGCCTGCCCTGGCACATTTGCGAAAAAAAGAAGGCCCTTTATTTGCCCTCTACCAGCGACTCCTCCTGCGCAATGGCGGACTTACGAAAAAAGCCCTCGTCGCCGTACAACGCAAACTCCTTTGTTTAATCTATGCCTTATGGAAATCGGACCGACCCTATGATCCCAAATATCAACCCAAACATACACCCAAACAACAGCTAGCCCCTAAAACGGAAGTAGTCCAGACTCAAGGCCCGGACTACACGAGATAG
- a CDS encoding ATP-binding cassette domain-containing protein, with protein MLSSQSLVFSYPGGQAFHFPDISCEKGQSLLILGESGKGKTTFLHVLAGLLPPQSGEVRVGETNLYSLKPSVLDTFRGRNIGMIFQRAHFISALSVRDNLIMAQYLAKKPQDRHSAEAVLERLGLAQKFTAKPYRLSQGEQQRAAIARALMNQPKVILADEPTSALDDRNCSQVIGLLEEQAANVGAALVIVTHDARLKDRFHNQIVL; from the coding sequence ATGCTTAGCAGTCAGTCATTAGTATTTTCTTATCCGGGTGGTCAGGCGTTTCATTTTCCTGATATCTCCTGTGAAAAAGGCCAATCGCTGTTGATTCTCGGTGAGTCCGGCAAAGGAAAAACTACCTTTTTGCATGTACTGGCAGGTTTACTTCCCCCACAGTCCGGCGAAGTCAGGGTGGGGGAGACGAATCTGTATTCGCTTAAGCCTTCTGTATTAGATACCTTTCGGGGAAGAAATATAGGGATGATTTTTCAGCGGGCACATTTTATTTCTGCTCTCTCGGTTCGCGATAATCTGATCATGGCGCAATACCTGGCCAAAAAGCCACAGGATCGCCATTCTGCGGAAGCTGTGCTGGAAAGGCTTGGGCTTGCCCAAAAATTTACTGCCAAACCTTACCGTCTCAGCCAGGGAGAACAACAACGCGCCGCCATTGCCCGGGCATTGATGAACCAGCCGAAAGTGATTCTGGCTGATGAGCCTACTTCTGCTCTCGATGATCGCAATTGCTCCCAGGTCATCGGGTTGCTGGAAGAGCAGGCTGCCAATGTGGGCGCTGCTCTTGTGATTGTCACCCATGATGCGAGGCTAAAAGATCGTTTTCACAATCAGATTGTGTTGTAA
- a CDS encoding VWA domain-containing protein translates to MKTLSANVFIKTAFIFLLASLLFFAPAIGQHGYSSASIAMGKQQSVQRIIPKPEQIVTPEYFNYHKHNIPQPGRNEAVHLDLRWDNTIVNREMILQVGITTGETIGYFDRDAANICLVIDRSGSMGGTKMQRTKEAMMTFLKHLQAEDLLSIVVFDHEVNVLRAPIPVGDKYLVEQTINGIQARGSTDLNSGIIAGYRQLVNNYQRGSTNRVIILTDAMTNTGTLDPEQIIKNAGTYEDGYNVDFTFIGVGMDINADLARQLSESKSSTFHFIHDAADIDKVFNAEVESLLKKVARNVELIIEYGNHLAFKGAFGQPFSSGENEIQFSLNDFNGGLTQVVLASFLQDQADKMVKVSLVYDDMRTGKRVSLTQSISTPDGKTTDRDVQKNVTIAQMAVALHQMAVQYHQGFGGQAQYTLKSAIEVAKESGYAYDPDVNRVLEILQNYAGDLREIVRKD, encoded by the coding sequence ATGAAAACCTTATCAGCAAATGTATTCATTAAAACAGCCTTCATTTTCCTGTTGGCTTCTTTACTTTTTTTCGCTCCCGCAATAGGACAGCATGGGTATTCTTCCGCATCTATTGCAATGGGAAAACAGCAATCGGTACAGCGAATCATCCCGAAGCCAGAGCAGATTGTTACGCCGGAATACTTTAATTACCACAAACACAACATTCCCCAGCCCGGCCGTAATGAAGCAGTGCACCTCGACCTTCGGTGGGACAATACTATTGTAAACAGAGAAATGATTCTTCAGGTGGGGATTACTACCGGAGAGACAATTGGTTATTTTGACAGAGATGCTGCCAATATTTGTCTGGTCATCGACCGCAGCGGTTCTATGGGTGGAACAAAGATGCAACGGACAAAAGAGGCCATGATGACTTTTCTGAAACATCTGCAGGCAGAAGACCTGCTTTCCATCGTGGTTTTTGATCACGAAGTTAATGTACTTCGGGCGCCGATTCCTGTTGGGGATAAATATTTAGTCGAACAGACGATCAATGGTATTCAGGCCAGAGGTTCGACTGATCTTAACTCAGGTATAATTGCGGGCTATCGCCAATTAGTAAATAATTACCAGCGGGGAAGTACCAACCGGGTGATTATCCTGACTGATGCGATGACCAATACGGGGACGCTGGATCCCGAGCAGATTATTAAAAATGCAGGAACTTATGAGGATGGTTACAATGTAGATTTCACCTTCATTGGGGTAGGAATGGATATCAATGCCGACCTCGCCCGGCAGCTCAGCGAAAGCAAAAGCAGCACATTCCACTTTATCCACGATGCTGCCGATATCGACAAAGTATTTAATGCAGAAGTAGAAAGCCTGCTTAAAAAGGTTGCCCGTAATGTCGAACTGATTATTGAATATGGAAATCATCTGGCATTTAAAGGCGCGTTTGGACAGCCATTTTCCTCCGGAGAAAATGAGATTCAGTTTAGTCTCAATGATTTCAACGGGGGGTTGACACAGGTGGTACTTGCTTCCTTTTTACAGGATCAGGCTGATAAAATGGTAAAAGTTTCATTGGTCTATGACGATATGCGCACCGGGAAAAGGGTGTCTCTGACCCAAAGCATTTCTACCCCGGATGGGAAAACCACAGATCGTGACGTACAAAAAAATGTAACCATCGCACAAATGGCTGTAGCCCTCCATCAGATGGCAGTGCAATACCATCAGGGGTTTGGCGGTCAGGCTCAATATACCTTAAAGTCTGCAATTGAAGTAGCTAAAGAAAGCGGGTATGCCTACGACCCCGATGTCAACAGAGTGTTGGAAATCCTGCAAAATTATGCCGGAGACCTGCGGGAAATTGTGAGGAAGGATTAA
- a CDS encoding nucleotidyltransferase domain-containing protein yields MKATTEILPDFLASRLHALQVHCRKYKVKYLWAIGSVLTQNFRNDSDIDLVYDLDRHSIQDEEYLAVLDGFISGLMVLFPGRKIDLIHYPSLRNPYFIEEVDETKVILYEQRSKEVSV; encoded by the coding sequence ATGAAAGCAACGACTGAAATATTGCCTGATTTTCTGGCGAGCAGACTTCATGCTCTACAAGTGCATTGCCGGAAATACAAGGTGAAATATTTATGGGCGATTGGCTCTGTGTTGACCCAAAACTTCAGAAATGATTCTGATATAGACCTTGTATATGATCTGGATCGCCATTCAATACAAGATGAAGAATATCTTGCTGTTCTGGATGGTTTTATATCCGGCCTTATGGTTCTGTTTCCTGGAAGAAAAATTGATCTTATTCATTATCCCAGCCTGCGGAATCCCTATTTTATTGAAGAAGTGGACGAAACCAAAGTTATTCTTTATGAACAGAGAAGCAAGGAAGTATCTGTATGA
- a CDS encoding FtsX-like permease family protein: protein MNILSVSWHNLRARPLASFLSLLLLTFGVSIISLLLLLNAQLEGNFNKNVRGIDMVLGAKGSPLQLILASVYHIDNPTGNIPLEEVEKAMDNPMVEKWIPLAYGDNYKGYRILGTDHQYVDHYEASLAEGSLWEKDFEVTPGALVAERLGLKVGDEFLGAHGVVGELNIHDGHAYKVSGILNPSGTVIDQLILTNISSVWNIHEEHETTETTGAEAEHEAEHRDITAALVKFRTPMGTMMIPRKINQETSMQAALPAIEINRLFSLFAAGIQTIRAIAVAIIIISGISVFISLYSSLRDRKYELAIMRTLGASRLQLFGFVVQEGLILSVWGFILGMCVSRGGMIFLSAVIESDYHYQFDPWHILPEEGYLLGLTLLIGFVAALIPGIQAFNTHISETLADG, encoded by the coding sequence ATGAATATACTTTCTGTCAGTTGGCATAATCTCCGTGCAAGGCCGCTGGCCTCCTTTCTGAGTCTGCTGCTGCTGACTTTTGGGGTGAGCATTATTTCTCTCCTTTTGCTGCTGAATGCGCAACTGGAGGGCAATTTTAATAAAAATGTGCGGGGCATTGATATGGTGCTTGGCGCCAAAGGAAGCCCTTTGCAGCTGATTTTGGCAAGTGTTTATCATATCGACAATCCGACAGGAAATATTCCCCTTGAAGAAGTCGAAAAGGCAATGGACAATCCGATGGTCGAAAAATGGATTCCGCTGGCGTATGGCGACAATTACAAAGGTTACCGGATACTGGGTACTGATCATCAGTATGTCGATCATTATGAGGCTTCGCTCGCAGAAGGTTCGCTCTGGGAGAAAGATTTTGAAGTTACGCCCGGTGCGTTGGTGGCAGAAAGGCTGGGGCTGAAAGTAGGCGATGAGTTTCTCGGCGCGCATGGGGTGGTGGGCGAATTGAATATTCACGATGGCCATGCCTATAAAGTCTCCGGCATTCTCAACCCGTCCGGAACGGTGATCGACCAGCTGATTCTTACCAATATTTCCAGCGTCTGGAACATTCATGAAGAACACGAAACTACCGAAACAACCGGAGCAGAAGCTGAGCATGAAGCTGAACACCGCGATATCACAGCTGCCCTTGTAAAATTTCGCACACCGATGGGCACGATGATGATACCCCGGAAAATCAATCAGGAGACCTCTATGCAGGCTGCCCTTCCTGCCATAGAAATCAACCGGCTGTTTAGTCTGTTTGCTGCGGGGATTCAGACCATCAGGGCGATTGCGGTAGCGATAATTATTATTTCGGGAATCAGTGTATTTATTTCCCTATACAGCAGCCTGAGAGACCGTAAGTACGAACTGGCAATCATGCGAACGCTGGGTGCATCGCGGCTTCAGTTGTTTGGATTTGTGGTGCAGGAAGGGTTGATTTTATCTGTATGGGGATTTATACTTGGAATGTGTGTCAGCCGCGGAGGAATGATTTTTCTTTCAGCTGTGATCGAGTCAGATTATCATTATCAGTTTGATCCCTGGCATATTTTACCGGAAGAAGGTTATCTGCTCGGATTAACTTTGCTGATAGGGTTTGTTGCCGCACTAATCCCCGGCATTCAGGCGTTTAATACCCATATTTCAGAAACACTCGCAGATGGATAA
- a CDS encoding aldo/keto reductase produces the protein MQYRRLGKSGLQVSVLSFGSWLTFAKQIEDGTAELCMKTAYDGGINFFDNAEIYSRGKSEEVMGSILKKMEWGRDTFVVSSKVFWGGNLPNQKGLSRKHVMEGCHNALRRLQVDYLDLFFCHRPDYDTPVEETVWAMNSLIQQGKVLYWGTSEWPAERIMEAHLFARQNHLIPPTMEQPEYHMFHRQKVELDYLSLYEKGLGTTIWSPLASGLLTGKYNDGMPEGTRFDIQGLDWLKTNVFKEGRLDKVRALTALAGEYDMSMTHMALAWCVKNPHVSSVILGASKVSQIEDNLKSLNALPKLTDEVVEKIEAILQNKPVRESF, from the coding sequence ATGCAATATCGCCGACTCGGAAAATCAGGTCTTCAGGTAAGTGTTTTGTCTTTTGGCTCCTGGCTCACTTTTGCCAAGCAGATCGAAGACGGAACCGCCGAACTTTGTATGAAAACTGCCTATGACGGCGGGATCAATTTTTTTGACAATGCCGAAATCTACTCCCGCGGAAAGTCCGAGGAGGTCATGGGCAGTATTCTCAAAAAAATGGAGTGGGGCCGCGACACGTTTGTCGTTTCCAGCAAAGTCTTCTGGGGCGGCAACCTGCCCAATCAGAAAGGCCTGAGCCGAAAACACGTCATGGAAGGCTGCCACAATGCCCTGCGCAGACTTCAGGTGGATTATCTCGACCTGTTTTTTTGCCACCGCCCGGATTACGACACGCCGGTTGAAGAAACCGTCTGGGCGATGAATAGCCTGATCCAGCAGGGAAAAGTGCTCTACTGGGGAACCTCCGAATGGCCTGCCGAAAGGATCATGGAAGCCCACCTTTTTGCCCGGCAAAACCACCTCATTCCCCCGACAATGGAGCAGCCGGAATACCATATGTTTCACCGTCAGAAAGTAGAGCTCGATTATCTCAGCCTTTACGAAAAAGGATTGGGGACCACCATCTGGTCTCCCCTTGCCTCCGGCCTCCTCACCGGAAAGTACAACGATGGTATGCCGGAAGGCACCCGCTTTGACATTCAGGGACTGGACTGGCTCAAGACCAATGTGTTTAAAGAAGGTCGTCTTGATAAAGTAAGAGCATTAACAGCCCTGGCCGGCGAATACGATATGTCCATGACCCACATGGCTCTTGCCTGGTGTGTCAAAAATCCGCATGTGAGTTCGGTGATCCTGGGCGCTTCCAAAGTCTCTCAAATCGAAGATAACCTCAAATCGCTGAATGCGCTGCCCAAACTTACAGACGAAGTCGTGGAAAAAATTGAGGCGATTCTGCAAAATAAACCCGTAAGAGAAAGCTTCTGA
- a CDS encoding sulfite exporter TauE/SafE family protein, whose amino-acid sequence MGEFALTDLSPTGWILFAVAGVFTGIINTLAGSGSLITLPIFIFLCGLPAPIANGTNRIGVLIQSIVGVYSFQRSGKLEMKGAPWLLVPIVLGGILGAFVATDLNEQAMNYTIGGLMIFMLFTLLLDTKRWIKESDVDVSRNKKPLSLLIFFAIGFYGGFIQAGVGIFLLAALVLVARYSLVAANGIKLLVVLVITIPALAIFIRYGQVHFIFGLMMAFFQAIGAVIGVRVIAKIPNANVWIHRLLIVIVIASAVKFFVR is encoded by the coding sequence ATGGGAGAATTTGCCCTTACTGACCTCAGTCCCACAGGCTGGATTCTTTTTGCAGTTGCCGGTGTTTTTACCGGTATCATCAACACCCTTGCAGGTAGTGGTTCGCTGATCACCCTGCCGATATTCATTTTCCTGTGCGGACTCCCCGCCCCTATTGCGAACGGTACCAACCGCATCGGTGTGCTGATTCAGAGCATAGTGGGGGTGTATAGTTTCCAGCGAAGCGGCAAACTGGAAATGAAAGGTGCTCCCTGGTTGCTCGTACCGATTGTGCTGGGTGGCATATTAGGTGCATTTGTCGCGACAGACCTCAATGAGCAGGCGATGAATTATACCATCGGCGGGTTGATGATCTTTATGCTTTTTACACTTCTGCTCGATACCAAACGATGGATTAAAGAATCAGATGTAGATGTCAGCCGGAATAAAAAGCCGTTGAGTCTGCTCATATTTTTTGCCATAGGGTTTTACGGCGGATTTATCCAGGCGGGGGTGGGAATCTTTTTGCTGGCCGCACTTGTTCTGGTGGCACGTTACAGCCTGGTAGCGGCCAATGGCATCAAGCTGCTCGTGGTACTGGTGATTACCATTCCGGCCCTGGCTATCTTTATACGGTATGGGCAGGTGCACTTTATATTTGGATTGATGATGGCATTTTTCCAGGCCATTGGCGCTGTGATTGGCGTGAGAGTGATCGCCAAAATTCCCAACGCCAATGTCTGGATTCATCGTCTGCTGATTGTGATTGTGATTGCCTCTGCCGTGAAGTTTTTTGTGCGGTAA
- a CDS encoding MerC domain-containing protein — MFSTPTKSTATTSPGISDYLGITSATICMIHCLVAPFYIGISASVHDHASGGHWFLEPWWDYVFLVFGFAAVWFSAKHTESKNMKILLWVSFSFLAAMLMLESYAPVFQFLAYGAALTLIVTHLINLRKGLARS, encoded by the coding sequence ATGTTTTCTACTCCCACAAAATCCACCGCAACCACTTCTCCGGGAATTTCTGATTATCTCGGAATTACCAGTGCGACCATTTGCATGATTCACTGTCTGGTTGCGCCATTTTATATCGGTATCAGCGCCTCTGTACACGATCATGCTTCAGGAGGCCATTGGTTTTTGGAACCGTGGTGGGACTATGTATTTTTGGTATTTGGATTTGCCGCAGTGTGGTTTTCAGCCAAACATACGGAAAGCAAAAACATGAAAATATTGCTTTGGGTTTCTTTTTCCTTCCTCGCAGCTATGCTGATGCTGGAATCCTACGCTCCTGTTTTCCAGTTTCTGGCCTATGGAGCTGCACTTACCCTCATCGTAACCCACCTGATCAATCTGCGCAAAGGTTTGGCCAGGTCATAA
- a CDS encoding aspartate kinase — MKVMKFGGASVKNADAIRNVANIIIKFSSDPCLIVISAIDKTTNHLEDLAHLARDGKQEEALEQFRKIRRFHVHLIHDLFGQEDVHPVQEKVRKFLEEIERIVNGILLLEEFPPRTYDRIVSYGELISTVIVAEYIRSLGQSVVWADARLLVKTDATYKQAGVIWTLTEENIRREILPQMQPGTSVITQGFIGSTTSGRTTTLGREGSDYTGSIFAHCLGAESLTVWKDVPGVLNGDPRIRENTIKIDNLSYEEAVEMTFYGASVIHPKTIKPIFNKSIPLHVKCFLDIEAPGTTISAKTNDDVITSYIVKKEQSFVRIKPKDFSFMEERLMQEIFDHIYKSGVKVNLVQNSAISLMLCVDNKTEVASFESLLLDKFDVEIQPDLKLYTMINFSIKDLKETVDAVMVQQHDNKLFVVK, encoded by the coding sequence ATGAAAGTAATGAAGTTTGGGGGCGCTTCGGTAAAAAATGCCGATGCCATCCGTAATGTTGCCAATATCATTATCAAATTCAGCAGCGATCCCTGCCTGATCGTCATTTCTGCAATTGACAAAACCACCAATCATCTGGAGGACCTCGCGCACCTCGCCAGAGATGGGAAACAGGAAGAAGCGCTGGAACAATTCAGGAAGATACGCCGCTTTCATGTACACCTGATTCACGACCTTTTTGGGCAGGAAGACGTTCACCCGGTACAGGAAAAAGTGCGGAAATTTCTGGAAGAAATCGAACGGATCGTCAACGGTATCCTGCTGCTGGAAGAGTTCCCGCCCCGTACCTATGACCGGATCGTTTCTTACGGAGAATTGATCTCGACAGTCATTGTCGCCGAATATATCCGCTCACTCGGCCAGAGTGTTGTATGGGCAGATGCTCGTCTCCTGGTAAAAACCGACGCGACGTACAAACAGGCAGGTGTGATCTGGACGCTGACCGAAGAAAATATCCGCAGGGAAATATTGCCCCAAATGCAACCCGGGACTTCGGTCATTACACAGGGATTTATCGGCTCTACCACCAGCGGACGAACGACAACACTGGGAAGAGAAGGTTCTGACTATACCGGCTCGATCTTCGCACATTGCCTCGGCGCAGAAAGTCTGACCGTATGGAAAGACGTGCCCGGTGTATTAAATGGCGACCCGCGCATCAGGGAGAATACCATAAAGATCGACAATCTCTCCTATGAGGAAGCGGTGGAAATGACCTTCTACGGAGCGAGTGTCATTCACCCCAAAACGATCAAACCCATTTTCAATAAATCCATTCCCCTGCATGTAAAATGTTTTCTCGACATCGAAGCACCGGGAACGACCATTTCGGCCAAAACCAACGACGATGTGATCACCTCCTACATCGTCAAAAAAGAGCAGTCATTTGTCCGAATCAAACCCAAAGACTTTTCCTTTATGGAAGAGCGGTTGATGCAGGAAATATTTGACCATATCTATAAATCGGGAGTAAAAGTCAATCTGGTGCAAAACTCGGCGATTTCACTCATGCTTTGTGTAGATAATAAAACAGAAGTAGCTTCATTTGAGTCGCTGCTGCTCGACAAATTTGATGTGGAGATTCAGCCTGATCTAAAACTTTACACCATGATCAATTTTTCCATCAAAGATCTGAAGGAAACGGTTGATGCAGTGATGGTACAACAGCATGATAATAAGCTGTTTGTGGTGAAGTAA
- a CDS encoding DUF3299 domain-containing protein encodes MDKIKWMIVWLVMGILPLPVFAQQKVSWETLAKVNYEFIRKEGQALWFGKASFPPEIQSLEGQQIRITGHVLPADASENSYILSAFPFSSCYFCGGAGPESVVELHLKKRKEKYKLDEVVTFTGILRLNDREMELNYILEEAEAE; translated from the coding sequence ATGGATAAAATAAAGTGGATGATCGTATGGCTGGTGATGGGGATATTGCCCCTGCCAGTTTTTGCGCAGCAGAAAGTATCGTGGGAAACGCTCGCAAAAGTAAATTATGAATTTATCCGCAAGGAAGGCCAGGCGCTTTGGTTTGGGAAAGCCAGTTTTCCACCCGAAATCCAATCGCTGGAAGGCCAACAGATTCGAATCACCGGCCACGTACTTCCGGCAGATGCCAGCGAAAACAGCTATATTCTGTCTGCTTTTCCATTTAGCTCCTGCTATTTTTGTGGAGGAGCGGGCCCCGAGTCAGTGGTCGAACTACATCTGAAAAAACGAAAAGAGAAATACAAACTCGACGAAGTTGTAACCTTTACGGGCATTTTGCGGCTCAATGACCGGGAGATGGAGCTGAACTACATTTTGGAAGAAGCGGAGGCGGAATAA
- a CDS encoding HepT-like ribonuclease domain-containing protein, translating to MNREARKYLYDISQAISSILDDFLDDIHSLDQFETDKKTQAAVERMLMIIGEAVYKLQQQGIVFSSGDRIINRRNTLAHQYDAYNPYTIWISIQRELPGLKAEVEQLLNEQD from the coding sequence ATGAACAGAGAAGCAAGGAAGTATCTGTATGACATTTCTCAGGCGATTAGTTCTATTCTTGATGACTTTCTTGATGACATACATTCGCTCGATCAATTTGAAACAGACAAGAAAACCCAGGCAGCAGTTGAGCGAATGTTGATGATCATTGGTGAAGCTGTTTATAAACTTCAGCAGCAGGGGATCGTATTTTCCTCAGGAGATAGAATTATTAACCGTAGAAACACTCTGGCGCATCAGTATGATGCCTATAACCCTTATACCATTTGGATAAGTATTCAACGTGAACTTCCGGGCCTGAAGGCAGAAGTTGAACAACTGCTGAATGAGCAAGATTGA